The sequence below is a genomic window from Natrinema salaciae.
GTTGGTGCCGTCGCGTGCGGCTATGAGTCGCTGCCCGAAGCCGCCGACAGACGAGGGGTCGACGCAGAAGACGTCGCCCGCGCTCTCAGCCGCCACCAGCACCGTGAGGATTACTCGGGTCGGCTCTGGGCAGATCGTCGATCCGACGACACGGACGACATCAACGAGCAACCAGACTACTCAGACACACGGTGGTCGGATGATGACAGCACGCTCGACGTGCGGTCAGCGGAGGAGATTGCGCGAGCGAACGGCGTTGACGTTGAGGTCGTCGAGGAATCCATCGAGGCGATGTCGGAGCAGGAGCAGGCAATAATCGATGACCGTATCGAGGAGATTGAGGACGACACTCGCCACCACTCAACCGAAGATGTCGCTGACGATCTCGGGATAGACCTCGGCGATCGCGTCACGGAACTCGATAACGAGGAAGCACTCGAAGACATCAACGACCTTCTCGATGATCTCCCGGACGAGGAGAAAGGCTGAATCAGACACGATGACTATCTGCTGCTGGCGAAGACGCGATACCCCACACCCCCTCGAGTTCCGATGTAAACCGCCCCACTGAACGGCGACCCTCGGTTACGCATACACACCCCTCGGTTCCAATGAACGAGCCGGGGACACCTCACTTCTTGAATGTAAAACCAGCAGATAGAGAACCTCACACCCCCCTTGACTTCCGATGTGAAATCACCCTACGGAACGTCGATTTCCGATCACACGCACACACCCCTCGGTTCCGATGAACGGATCGGAGGGAGACACCCCACCTCTTGAATGTAAAACCAGAAAATACGGAGCCTACAAGCCCTCAATCCTCTCCCCACGTCCACTCTCGGAACTTCCGACTGACCTTCTCGTGCCGCTTCTCATCTGGGCCATTCCTCGCTACAACGCTACGGATTTTGCCCCGCACGTCCATCCACGGTAACTGCTGTCCGTCATCGTGGTCTCGAGCGTTAGTGATCCAACTGCCGACTGTCCACGCCCACGCCTCCTCTGCGATTTTCTTCGTCTTCTTCGACCGCTCTTCGTTTGCCTCTACCCTCTTACCCAACTCCTTGACTTTCTCACGGAGTTCCTCGTTCTCCTTTTCCAACTCCTTCACGCGTTCACGCCACTGTCCGAACTCGGACTTGAGGTTACCACGCTCATCCTCTGCTTCATCTTCGACAGCCTCAACTGATTCTTCGAGGTCGGATTGGTTGTCCCGAATCTCGTCGAGGAGATCGCGGACAAGACCCATTTCCTTATTCATCTCTCGGGCGGCATCGAGCACCTCTTCTCGGAGTGCGTAATGTGCGAGGTCACTCCACTGGTCGCTCACGTACCGGTGTCCCTCTGTTGTGAGCTTGAACACTCGAACGTCATTACCAGCGTGCGGGCGCGTTCCGCACTGCTTGACGAGCCCTGCGGGTGCGAGCCACTCGTCGATTCTGTGCTTGATGAGACGCGGCTTCCCACCGGTCATCTCTTTCAAATCGGTCGTACTACATCGACCGCGTTTGAACAGCGCAGTAAGTGTCTTCTCAGCGAGGAGATCCATTTTCTCCGGTTCCTCGTACCTCGCCATATTCGTATTGTTTAGTTGTCACTAAAGCGGTAAGAACCCCTCGGGACAGGGGTGGGAATGTTCGGCCTTAGGCGGAATATTTCGGGGGTTGATTCTGAGGGTATTCGGCCTAACCGGAACGCCGTCCGAATACCGCATGCGGGTACCCCTTCCAGTAGTTGCTCCCGGGACGCATGCCCCATCGAAGCGACAAGGGGCGCTCAGCCGCCGCGCCCCTATGAACCCCCGGCACCAACGTGTTGGTGAGTTGTGAATTCTGGCAACGAGGGCTCCTGAGCAGACCTGAGAAGTTTTCCGAAGTACAGACCCACAACGACGAGAGAATCATTCCTTGGCGGAGGAGTTTCCCCGCTACGAAGGCGAGTTTCATCAGAACCGAGGGGGGTGGGGGGTGTGTAAACTCCACCCGAACTAAGGGGGTCTCCATCGGTTTTGGCGGTGTCGAGCTTTCATTCAAGACTTGGGGTGTCCCCCGCGTTGCAACAAGATCACTCCTACTTCTTCCTAGATTGGATTCGTAAGTGACGTCGGTAATCTTGGTATCACTTAGTACGCCAGAAACGAACACAACGTAAGTGATCTCACGAGTGATCACCCAGTTCACCATACAACAGCTATACTTTAGAGGAGATCACGATCCATCTTGTACACATTCTCAGATTGGATTCCCCGGTATCTGTCTCTCTCACCCTTGAAACTCCCGGTTTCTGGAGTAGCAGATTATCGCACGAACCCCTTTATATACGCACTCATACATCGGTTTGCATGTCGACCACGGCTGATTCCCCGAGTGACGCACGGCTGCGACACATCAAGACGCGACTCGAGGACATGGTGGCACGGATGTGGACTCCCCACCGAGAAGAACAAGAGTTGGAGCCGTTGGAGGTCGGAATCTCTGACGACCGAGCGTACGTGGGGTACGTCGGGAAACTCGATTGTCGGCTCCTCCAAGATGACGTGATTCGGACGTTTGACGACGGGTATTATCAGTTCAACTGGTGGCACACCGGAGAAGCAGATGGTGACGGCATCAGTGTGAAACCCATCACTGCCGAGGAATACTACGATGTCCCCAGAGGGATGGACGCAAGAAAGGCGGGAGTCATTGAGGCCTGCGAGGAAACGGGAGTCCATGTCCCGCACATCCAGACAAAGATGAAGTCCACGTGGCTGCAGCACTTCGAGAGTCGCGAGGAGGCAGAACGCAACTTGTCGGTGCTTCGGGAACCGATTGAGAAGCAGTACGAGAAGTACAACACCGACATCAAGAAATTCGAGATTCGTGAGTTCGGCGGGCACCGCGACTACCTGCAGGATGAGTCGTGGTACAGCATTATCATTCACCTCAACTGACGGCCAGTATCGATACCCTTACTGAACCTTTTTGAGATATAAGCGAAGAGTACCGTTGTGTCATTCAAACGGTCTCGTTCTATCGACTCTCTCTATGACGCTGTTGCAGACTACGATCTGGTTTTGACGACTGATGCGCCACTCAGTCATGCCCTGAATCGCCGACTCGATCGTCCACACCTCGGTCGCTTCGCGGCCACCCCACGGATGCTCGCGTCCGGCGAGTTTGACCCGCAAGACGATCGAAATCTGTTTTTGCGTCTCATCGACGAAACGGATCTGAGTTACAAGCACGCCGCCTATCTCCTCGAGAACATTCTCGGTTGTTGGGAGGAAACTGGAGACCTGCGCGCGATTCTCGACTACGACCGATTCGATAGCGAGGAGACGCGTCAAGCTATTTCGGTAATCGAGTCCGCCGAGAGTTCCCATCGAGACCTCGCCGAGTATCGCATCGAGGATGGAACGTCGGTCGCGGTCATCGGCGAGAAGCAGTTCACGGCGCTCGACAAGTCGGTACTCCCGGACTCCTACGACGCGATCGATCCGTTTGCTGACGACGAGTTCGACCTGCCGGAGTTTCACGTCTTCGACGGCCCGACCGCGATCGTCGACGCCATCGTCGAAAACGTCTCGCCGGACACCGCCGACGACGTCGCCATCATCATGGACAGCGGCGGGGAGTATCCCGCCCTCGTCGAATCCGCGTTCGAGGCGGCTGGCATCCCTTTCTACGGCGGGCCGGGATTCACCGACGACGAGACCATCCGTACGTACCTCCGGTTGCTGCGCACGGCGCACAGCGATTCGCGGGCACGCGTCAGCGACGTTCGACCGATCCTCACCCATCTCGGTCGTCCGCCATCCGTCGTCGACGACGAGAAGTTCCTCCACGAACTCGACCACGAGGATCTCCGTCCACTGCAAGAGTTTTGTCGCACCATCGACGACGACACGTTTGGCGAGACGGTGGCCATGTTCGAAGACTGGAGTGGGAAGACGCTGGACGCGTTCCACGAGGAACTGCGGGTACTCGGACTACACGATGATCGGGTGACGAGCGACTCGATCGATGACCTCGAGTTCTACCTCCAGTCGTTCGACGTGCCTGTCGACCGCGACGACTCGGGCGTACTGCTGGCCGATGCCACCGCCGCGGCCTACGTCGACCGTCCGGTCGTGTTCTACCTCGGGATGGATGTGGACTGGACGCATCGGATTCTTGACCGCCCGTGGATCGACGCCGACGCGAAGGACGAGCAGTACCTTCGACAGTTCCAAATTCTCCTCCAGAACGGTCGCGACCAGTACTATCTGGTACAGGAGACGAGCGCCGGCCAGCCCGTCACACCGTGTCTCTACTTCCACGACCTCCTCGACGACGACTTCGAGACGATCGGAGACCTGCCGCATATCCCCCACACTCGCCTCAGTAGTAACGGCGACTCCGGCTTCGAGAAGGAGGATGTCGATGTCGCGCCAAGCGAGATCGATGTAGTCAGCCAGTCGAGCCTGAACACGTTCGTCAACTGCCCGCGGGACTACTACTTCGACAGGATCGTCGACAACCCCGACCGAGACTACTTCCAGAAGGGGAATCTCTTCCACGACTACGCCGAGTTCTACGTCAATTACCCCGATGTAGTCGAAGGCGCCGACCGCTCGGAGCTGGTCGATCTGATGCTGGCGGAGATGCGACCATACATCCCCGATGTTGAACTGGAACCGCTGGAGTCCGAGTTCGAAATCGGCCTCGACACGATCGAGGAGTTCGTCGCCGCTGATCCACCTACCGACCGGGAGTACAGCCACTACGAACAGAAGGAGGGAGACAACTTCTTCGCCGACCACTTCGAGAAGTCGATCGACTCACCCATCACCGAACGGTGGTTCGAGAATCCCCAACTCGGCGGCAAGGGCAAAGTTGACCTGATACACGCGCCGGAAACGCTCCTTGACTACAAGAGCGGCGGCCGCAAGTCGGCGTCCAAGGTCGTCTCACGGTCGGACATCGAAGAGATTAGCGACGAGCCCGACTTCCAAGCACTGCTCTACCTCGCCCACCATCGGCAGGAGCATCCGGATGAGCGCCTCGAGTTCGTCTTCTTCCACTTTCTGGAATTGGTCGACGATGTCGTCGCCGGAGAGCCGGATCTCGAGGATGCACTCGTCCGAGTCACCTACCACCCGATGCCGTTCGGAACGTATGCCGGCAGTCGCGAGGCATTCGATGCGCTCTGCGATGGCGTCGCGGAGAGCAACGACCGGCGGAAGACGCTGGAGCGGTTGGGGTACGACGCGTACGTATCCTTCTTCCAGCGATACGACTTCCCAGAGACCGACGACACCGACGAACTGCTCGCCACCGACTTCGCGGCCCGCTTCACCGAGTACGCAAAAGCGGAGGTCGGAGACTACGTCTACGTCGAAGACGGTACCGAGAGCGCGCTCAAGAAGCTCGTGCGGATTCGCGGTCGCAACTACTTCGAGGGCGAGGTCGACGCCTTCGAGGACTTTCTCGACGCACAGGTCGACCGTATCAACCAGTATCGCGCGTCGCAGTTCCCCGTCGGGGAACCGAACTTCGACCGAGTCACCCATCACGACCTGATCCGAACCGATGACTGAGTACGAGCCAAACGAGCGACAGCAAGAACTGATTGACGCGACGAGCGGCATCCACGTCGTCGACGCCGGCGCCGGAACTGGCAAGACCTTCACCATCACTCGCCGCTACGCGAACCTCCTCGAACAGGGAGACGTCGAACCAGAGGACATCCTCCTGATCACATTCACGAACAACGCTGCGGGCGAGATGAAGGAACGCGTCGTGGCCAACTGCGACTACTCGATGTCCGCGTTACGGGACGCACCCATCAACACGTTCCACGGGTACTGCCACGACCTGCTCATCCGCCACGGGTTCGACGCGCCGACGCGTCTCGGCATCGACGACCGAATCACGTCGTCGACGCAGCTCCTCGAGAACGAAGTCATCGAGGAAGATCGCTTCCGCGAGTTCCTCGACCAGTTCATCGAGGCACATCCCGAGTATCACGACTACTTCAGGACGCTCAACAACGCGACATCGCTCCTCGATCTGATTAAGGAGCTCGCCGCCAAGGGAGTGTTCCCGACCGACGAGGGCTGGTTCCGCGATGGTGAGTCCTTCCTCGATGGCGACTACGAGGAGTTCAAGACGCTCTTCGATGAGGCCAACGAGCCGAACGAGGGCGCGAACGGCGCGACTCAATCGGACTTGCGCGACGGTCTGAGCGGGTTCGAGCGCGATCGCTGCTACGAGCCAGACGCCCCTAGCGAGAACGACCTCCGGGACGGCTATCCGCAAATCGACGACGCGTGGGCCAGTCGAGCGTTTGACGAAGATCGTGACAACCTGAAGGCGTTCGTCCACGACGTCTACCTCGAGTACATCGCGTTCGCGCTCCAGCGGAACTACCTGAACTTCAGTTTCCTGCTGATGTTCACCTTCGCGATGCTCTGCGAGGATCACTCGCTGCGGGAGTCGGTTCAGTTCGACCACGTGCTCGTCGACGAGTTTCAGGACACGAGCGAGATTCAGTTCAAACTCGCGCTATTGCTCACGGGCACGGATAACCTCTGTGTCGTCGGCGACTGGAAGCAGAGCATCTACGGGTTCCAGTACGCATCGGTCGACAACATCCGACGCTTCGAGGAGCGTCTCCAGACCTACAAGCGGGAGCTCAATGGCGACTACGTGCGGGTCGACTTCCCGGTCGACGACGTGAACGAGATCTCGCTGGTCGAGAACTACCGCTCGACACAGTCCATCCTCGATTTCTCCGAACATAGCCTCACGCTGCCCGCGACGGGAAGCGAGGAGATCGGCCCGGAGATACAGGACGACATCACATCGCTAGCAGCGATAACTGAACACGACCACAGCAACATCGAGGCGTTCACGTGCGATGACGAGCAGGAGGCGATTCTGACGCGGATACAGGAGATCGTTGGCAATCGCGAGTACGCCGTCGAGGACGATGGCGAACTTCGAGCGCCGACGTACGACGACGTTGCGGTGTTGACCCGGACGCGTGACTTCGGGCGCGAGTTACAGGCGTGTGCCGCAGACTACGG
It includes:
- a CDS encoding DUF7342 family protein, whose amino-acid sequence is MLDDPPDIGPDRKWPDDWSPEERVEAIADMLHQPRDADWVAAEADVDPAFARSMLAELAELDDTFIRVDEGYCWDERKLRQQKREHLAEKPAAELREELNRINDEIAGWRDQFDADSPDEVDDSRVAYDWRHSRYLRRMIRGLLADDAFLKAVGAVACGYESLPEAADRRGVDAEDVARALSRHQHREDYSGRLWADRRSDDTDDINEQPDYSDTRWSDDDSTLDVRSAEEIARANGVDVEVVEESIEAMSEQEQAIIDDRIEEIEDDTRHHSTEDVADDLGIDLGDRVTELDNEEALEDINDLLDDLPDEEKG
- a CDS encoding PD-(D/E)XK nuclease family protein, with the translated sequence MSFKRSRSIDSLYDAVADYDLVLTTDAPLSHALNRRLDRPHLGRFAATPRMLASGEFDPQDDRNLFLRLIDETDLSYKHAAYLLENILGCWEETGDLRAILDYDRFDSEETRQAISVIESAESSHRDLAEYRIEDGTSVAVIGEKQFTALDKSVLPDSYDAIDPFADDEFDLPEFHVFDGPTAIVDAIVENVSPDTADDVAIIMDSGGEYPALVESAFEAAGIPFYGGPGFTDDETIRTYLRLLRTAHSDSRARVSDVRPILTHLGRPPSVVDDEKFLHELDHEDLRPLQEFCRTIDDDTFGETVAMFEDWSGKTLDAFHEELRVLGLHDDRVTSDSIDDLEFYLQSFDVPVDRDDSGVLLADATAAAYVDRPVVFYLGMDVDWTHRILDRPWIDADAKDEQYLRQFQILLQNGRDQYYLVQETSAGQPVTPCLYFHDLLDDDFETIGDLPHIPHTRLSSNGDSGFEKEDVDVAPSEIDVVSQSSLNTFVNCPRDYYFDRIVDNPDRDYFQKGNLFHDYAEFYVNYPDVVEGADRSELVDLMLAEMRPYIPDVELEPLESEFEIGLDTIEEFVAADPPTDREYSHYEQKEGDNFFADHFEKSIDSPITERWFENPQLGGKGKVDLIHAPETLLDYKSGGRKSASKVVSRSDIEEISDEPDFQALLYLAHHRQEHPDERLEFVFFHFLELVDDVVAGEPDLEDALVRVTYHPMPFGTYAGSREAFDALCDGVAESNDRRKTLERLGYDAYVSFFQRYDFPETDDTDELLATDFAARFTEYAKAEVGDYVYVEDGTESALKKLVRIRGRNYFEGEVDAFEDFLDAQVDRINQYRASQFPVGEPNFDRVTHHDLIRTDD
- a CDS encoding UvrD-helicase domain-containing protein; translation: MTEYEPNERQQELIDATSGIHVVDAGAGTGKTFTITRRYANLLEQGDVEPEDILLITFTNNAAGEMKERVVANCDYSMSALRDAPINTFHGYCHDLLIRHGFDAPTRLGIDDRITSSTQLLENEVIEEDRFREFLDQFIEAHPEYHDYFRTLNNATSLLDLIKELAAKGVFPTDEGWFRDGESFLDGDYEEFKTLFDEANEPNEGANGATQSDLRDGLSGFERDRCYEPDAPSENDLRDGYPQIDDAWASRAFDEDRDNLKAFVHDVYLEYIAFALQRNYLNFSFLLMFTFAMLCEDHSLRESVQFDHVLVDEFQDTSEIQFKLALLLTGTDNLCVVGDWKQSIYGFQYASVDNIRRFEERLQTYKRELNGDYVRVDFPVDDVNEISLVENYRSTQSILDFSEHSLTLPATGSEEIGPEIQDDITSLAAITEHDHSNIEAFTCDDEQEAILTRIQEIVGNREYAVEDDGELRAPTYDDVAVLTRTRDFGRELQACAADYGIPVAYEGGVELFGTEQSILLLAWLRILEHEDSKRGWAVVLEEAGYTLDEVKHVLENSTYPTGMVEFRDQLAEAETIGGTARRVFDRYGFDDAYADGLVSLLQGTFDSTHHNRGDIVRFLERSLDAGATHEVEDNPGGDSVTVQTIHAAKGLEHPIVIMANMNQHRFPPSGGGADRIRYEETVGLRQSKRYTDAHGRPHLYDNWRYRILSKCLGREYDEERRLLYVAITRAESHVLFSAGESPSPLFENLPLEPSTVEPDVEAAAVGGTEQTQLQISVPVPETPSGQSPHSLMDDRVFSDVEDGKGMEFGTRVHEFAERYAVGEAVEPTSPDERNVQTLLDSLPGEFRVEENVYLPLSVDGQQVTISGIVDLLHVTDDWVEIMDYKTDRGRHAEAEYRKQLSVYYHVVRQEYPDRRVSTSIYYTADGERVEIDPLLLEELGELVDVDETHEERGEDPLIR